The Dyella caseinilytica genome has a window encoding:
- a CDS encoding tetratricopeptide repeat protein — MFSTGLLLAPGLHGGFLFDDYGSLPVLGDTGPIHSWATFWRYITSGYADPTGRPLALLSFLLDARDWPAIPFPFKRTNLLLHLLNGGLLALLLRQLGRHIQNRFAQHDSSPIDKAALLGASIWLLHPLFVSTTLYIVQREAMLPATFTLIGLLLWLHGRRAIQQGRTTAGLMEIVAGLGGCTSLATLSKANGILLPALALVIEYILLRSYESAGHPATAPANVKAMRHGIRWDDNKTYRNTMLLFAWLPTSMVAAYLLQQGWSGLIHGISSARPWTLGQRLLTEPRVLMDYLTLLWMPRPFTPGLFNDQIQASTSLWSPITTLPALCSIVALIAGSWRLRQRWPSLATGILFYFVGQSLESSTVALELYFEHRNYLPAMLLFWPLALWLCDAYVVTVKITGRSHVSRATSRLAKPALSALILLGLGLMTHARATLWGDSRDQAMLWAALNPNSPRAQTYAADIEIANNQPQQAIARLQPLLTKYPDQVQLALPLISAECQTGQIDSATIRAARLSLSTARDTGALLANWFNQTINEIGTTPCPQLTYDTIDSLLDSSLTNPYLSAIQGREQDIYHLKGHLALSRGDAQTALNDFNHALDLQVRPAIALEQAAMLGSAGHPRLGLIHLDHYDAERNQEAQPDFGMPRLHDWVLRRQQYWPREIMHLRATLQSDTTRQTSRNP, encoded by the coding sequence TTGTTCTCCACGGGATTGCTCCTTGCACCTGGGCTGCATGGTGGCTTTCTCTTTGATGATTACGGCAGCTTGCCTGTCCTGGGTGACACGGGGCCGATCCATAGCTGGGCCACGTTCTGGCGTTACATCACCAGTGGCTATGCCGACCCCACAGGACGCCCGCTCGCCCTGCTGAGTTTTCTGCTCGATGCACGCGATTGGCCAGCGATTCCCTTTCCATTCAAACGCACCAATCTGCTACTGCATCTGCTTAATGGTGGACTGCTTGCTCTACTCCTACGTCAACTAGGCAGGCACATTCAAAACAGATTTGCGCAGCATGACAGCAGCCCCATCGATAAGGCCGCCCTACTGGGCGCCTCGATTTGGCTGCTGCACCCGCTATTCGTATCTACTACGCTGTACATCGTGCAGCGGGAAGCGATGCTGCCCGCCACGTTCACACTCATCGGCCTGCTGTTGTGGCTACATGGACGGCGCGCGATCCAGCAAGGGCGTACTACTGCTGGTCTGATGGAGATTGTTGCAGGTTTAGGTGGCTGCACCTCATTAGCCACCTTGAGCAAGGCCAACGGAATCTTGCTTCCCGCATTGGCTCTGGTAATTGAATACATATTGCTCAGAAGTTATGAGAGTGCTGGCCATCCAGCAACGGCGCCCGCCAACGTGAAGGCCATGCGCCACGGCATCCGCTGGGACGACAACAAAACTTATCGCAACACCATGCTGTTGTTTGCATGGCTACCCACATCGATGGTTGCCGCTTATCTATTGCAACAAGGCTGGAGCGGCCTGATTCATGGCATTTCATCCGCCCGCCCGTGGACCTTAGGACAGCGCTTGCTGACCGAGCCCCGGGTATTGATGGATTACCTGACACTACTATGGATGCCGCGCCCATTCACTCCAGGGCTATTCAACGACCAGATTCAAGCGTCCACATCACTGTGGTCGCCAATAACGACACTGCCCGCACTTTGCAGCATCGTTGCTCTAATTGCTGGCAGCTGGCGGCTGCGTCAACGCTGGCCCTCCTTAGCAACAGGCATATTGTTCTATTTTGTAGGCCAATCGCTCGAATCCAGTACCGTGGCATTGGAACTGTATTTCGAGCATCGCAATTATCTGCCCGCCATGCTCTTGTTCTGGCCGCTCGCACTGTGGCTATGCGACGCCTACGTTGTCACGGTAAAGATCACTGGAAGGTCTCACGTATCAAGAGCAACGAGTCGGCTTGCCAAACCGGCGCTTTCAGCACTGATACTCCTGGGCTTGGGCCTGATGACCCATGCACGTGCCACGTTATGGGGCGATAGCCGCGATCAGGCAATGCTATGGGCCGCACTTAACCCAAATTCCCCGCGCGCCCAAACGTATGCGGCCGATATAGAAATAGCAAACAACCAGCCACAGCAAGCTATAGCCCGCCTGCAGCCGCTGCTCACCAAATATCCCGATCAGGTACAACTGGCCCTCCCGCTTATCAGTGCGGAGTGCCAAACTGGACAGATCGATTCAGCAACGATCAGAGCCGCTCGCCTTTCCCTAAGCACTGCCCGCGATACTGGCGCCCTGCTTGCAAACTGGTTTAACCAGACCATCAATGAGATCGGAACAACCCCGTGTCCGCAGTTGACCTATGACACGATCGACAGTCTGCTGGATTCATCTCTCACCAATCCATACCTCAGCGCGATTCAAGGGCGAGAACAAGACATTTATCATTTGAAAGGTCATCTGGCGCTTAGCCGAGGCGATGCGCAAACAGCACTTAACGATTTCAACCATGCGCTGGATCTTCAAGTTCGCCCTGCCATCGCCCTCGAACAAGCCGCCATGCTTGGATCGGCTGGCCACCCCCGCCTTGGCCTGATCCACCTGGATCATTACGATGCCGAACGCAACCAGGAAGCACAACCGGACTTCGGTATGCCGCGGCTGCACGACTGGGTGCTGCGACGACAACAGTATTGGCCCCGCGAAATAATGCACCTGCGCGCCACACTGCAAAGCGATACCACACGCCAAACCAGCCGGAATCCATGA
- a CDS encoding pilin, which translates to MKTMQKGFTLIELMIVVAIIAILAAIAIPAYQNYLIRAQVSEGAVLADGLKTPLSEYFSNQGDFPNTLASIGLPANATSVSGKYVSQVALSGNGIIVSTFGGNQVNAAINGSAFALSAINNGGSISWSCSNTKATTVPTQYLPTSCRTGG; encoded by the coding sequence ATGAAGACCATGCAAAAAGGTTTTACCCTGATCGAATTGATGATCGTGGTAGCGATCATCGCCATCCTCGCGGCCATTGCCATTCCTGCCTACCAGAACTACCTGATTCGTGCGCAGGTTTCTGAAGGTGCCGTACTGGCCGACGGTCTTAAGACCCCGCTCTCCGAATATTTCTCAAATCAAGGCGATTTCCCCAACACCTTGGCGTCCATCGGCCTGCCCGCAAACGCCACCTCAGTTTCGGGCAAGTACGTTTCCCAAGTTGCTCTCTCGGGCAACGGCATCATCGTTTCGACATTCGGCGGCAACCAGGTCAACGCAGCCATCAATGGTTCCGCATTCGCATTGTCGGCTATCAATAATGGCGGCAGCATCTCCTGGAGCTGCAGCAACACCAAGGCCACCACCGTACCGACGCAATATCTGCCGACTTCGTGCCGCACAGGTGGCTGA
- a CDS encoding pilin, translated as MLRNKLVQGFTLIELMIVVAILAILAAIAIPAYQNYVIRAQVAEGYSLGDGAKTAVWDYIANTGRVPPSNLSAGLASSNSISGNYVSSVNVSAGKVTVAFGGKANIALSNEVLVLSPTLGTGSIIWSCGPPNTTVSSEYLPTSCRN; from the coding sequence ATGCTTCGGAACAAACTTGTACAAGGCTTTACCTTAATCGAGCTGATGATCGTGGTGGCCATTCTTGCCATTCTTGCCGCCATTGCGATCCCGGCCTATCAGAACTATGTGATTCGCGCACAGGTTGCCGAAGGCTATAGCCTCGGGGACGGCGCCAAAACGGCTGTGTGGGACTATATTGCCAATACGGGACGTGTTCCACCTAGCAATCTGTCCGCCGGCTTAGCGTCATCGAATTCCATATCGGGTAATTATGTTTCCAGCGTAAACGTCTCTGCCGGAAAAGTCACCGTGGCTTTCGGCGGCAAAGCCAATATAGCGCTTAGCAACGAAGTGCTAGTGCTGTCCCCTACCCTTGGCACTGGCAGCATCATCTGGAGCTGCGGTCCGCCAAATACTACGGTATCAAGCGAGTATCTTCCCACCAGTTGCCGCAACTAG
- a CDS encoding tetratricopeptide repeat protein encodes MVTPISATHRSRWIHVLGAIVVVFVVALVYWPVRHAQFVWDDIIDFQRVASLRHGNEWQHLLLNKFNDWVVYFRPLGVALFAAEVHAFGATPGPMHLVSLLIHLIDTLLVGVLAMQLGTMRSPQSRHLYTFALPMLLYGLHPLLVEPVVWIGCQFDLLATLFMLLGWIGSLRIQHPVLRALGVSSCFFLAACAKESAIAFLPILLVLNWFSLKEPKGKSIAAQLCQLLKRHAATYLAVLLTGIAYLAFRHLALGRLIPNAGGAMLPLWARLQESSFIYLHYWRMFLWPTLHMGPIHPADIDQFLKINIGSLLRDTLAFGIVATGIALTIHRKYMGALILCVTLALFPVLHIIAANFDINLYHERYALTALAIACAWLPLVLSELPTPASMQRILPPMAYISLTIWLVLAVMNIRVTIPLWSTQVNLWQWALQENPDSVDAKDELIAGYLDAGDDADAWRLINDLIASNTPCLNCFLNAATLSLREHNPERADFFLQRIRDMPELHDNSSSTRLYLADIGAVQLMEGKYDVAERVERLAASQEKLDPTPQLFLAEALVFQGKVDEAIQVENAAVPLMELDKQGQRRRWFAHFIKRHHDRPEESYRILTEH; translated from the coding sequence ATGGTCACACCTATCAGCGCCACCCATCGCAGCCGATGGATTCATGTACTTGGCGCTATCGTCGTCGTATTCGTTGTTGCACTGGTCTATTGGCCGGTACGGCATGCGCAATTCGTATGGGACGACATCATCGATTTTCAGCGTGTGGCGTCGTTGCGTCACGGCAATGAATGGCAACATCTACTGCTAAATAAATTCAACGATTGGGTCGTCTATTTTCGGCCGCTTGGTGTCGCCTTGTTCGCCGCCGAAGTACACGCCTTCGGCGCAACTCCTGGCCCGATGCATCTGGTTTCTTTGTTGATCCACCTGATCGACACCTTGCTAGTAGGCGTATTGGCCATGCAGCTTGGCACAATGCGATCGCCTCAGAGCCGACATCTTTATACCTTCGCATTACCTATGCTGCTCTACGGACTGCATCCTCTGCTGGTGGAGCCCGTAGTATGGATTGGCTGTCAGTTCGACCTACTCGCCACGCTTTTTATGTTGTTAGGCTGGATTGGGAGTCTACGCATCCAGCACCCGGTACTTCGTGCACTTGGCGTTAGCAGCTGTTTTTTTTTAGCAGCGTGCGCCAAAGAATCCGCCATCGCGTTCTTACCAATTCTGCTGGTATTGAATTGGTTTTCCCTCAAAGAACCGAAGGGAAAATCCATAGCCGCGCAATTGTGCCAACTCCTCAAGCGCCATGCGGCAACTTATTTGGCCGTGCTACTGACAGGCATCGCTTATCTTGCCTTTCGGCATTTGGCGCTCGGCCGCCTTATCCCAAACGCTGGCGGCGCCATGCTACCGCTATGGGCGCGGCTACAAGAATCAAGTTTTATCTATCTGCACTACTGGCGCATGTTTTTATGGCCCACATTACATATGGGGCCCATCCATCCGGCAGACATCGATCAATTTCTCAAGATCAACATCGGATCGCTACTTAGGGACACACTAGCCTTTGGTATCGTGGCGACTGGCATTGCTCTGACGATACACCGCAAATACATGGGGGCGTTGATTCTCTGCGTGACGCTTGCCTTATTCCCGGTACTGCACATTATTGCCGCAAACTTTGACATCAATCTGTATCACGAACGTTATGCCCTCACCGCGCTAGCGATAGCTTGCGCATGGCTTCCGTTGGTTTTATCAGAGCTACCTACACCGGCGAGCATGCAGCGCATACTGCCGCCAATGGCCTACATCAGTCTCACCATCTGGTTAGTGTTGGCGGTTATGAACATTCGAGTGACCATTCCGCTTTGGTCCACTCAGGTGAATTTGTGGCAATGGGCTCTTCAGGAAAACCCGGACTCGGTCGATGCCAAGGATGAACTTATCGCCGGATATCTCGATGCGGGTGATGACGCCGATGCCTGGCGGCTGATCAATGACCTCATAGCCAGCAATACGCCTTGCCTAAATTGCTTTCTCAACGCAGCCACCCTATCGCTGCGCGAGCACAACCCCGAACGCGCCGATTTTTTTCTGCAACGCATTAGGGATATGCCAGAGCTACACGATAACTCTTCCTCGACCCGACTCTATCTCGCCGATATCGGTGCCGTGCAATTAATGGAAGGCAAATATGATGTAGCAGAGCGCGTGGAGCGTTTGGCCGCCTCGCAGGAAAAACTAGACCCAACCCCGCAGCTATTCCTCGCCGAGGCACTGGTATTCCAAGGAAAGGTTGACGAAGCCATCCAAGTGGAAAACGCGGCCGTGCCACTCATGGAACTCGACAAACAGGGACAACGGCGGCGGTGGTTTGCACATTTTATCAAGCGACACCACGACCGCCCCGAAGAGAGCTATAGGATCCTGACCGAACACTGA
- a CDS encoding ArnT family glycosyltransferase, which produces MALALRWYYVTVTIVPQPLSGDAGQYYACAWNLLHHGIFSSSKPGSPLVVPDNYRDPAYPLFLALWIKALGPGRISYGTTLLCQALLGAETVGISMQICRRWLSIRWAAAAGLLMAVWPHSIATNDFLLTETLSGFLCALGILLWVKACQHKSLGKALASGLTLGMAALTNAVLQPFGILLAILIAWRAPALRKTCLILALASAALPLAWGLRNVHLPNTDIHASSKGRALQNLIQGSWPTYHSAWRTSKLGSEAAKIEATADLNAMNGEYEQLLSSPLKGIKVVMQRMQQHPVTYLTWYLFKKPYQLWGWEIEIGQGDIYPYAVINSPFQVHVAWIALAAICHALNPWLLWLSLACLLMTWREQCARANTSLPSLSIISVIALLAFVTLIYCILQAEPRYATPFRNLEIALAFTTLANLSARWSAYQGTLHRQKALHETH; this is translated from the coding sequence TTGGCGCTGGCTCTTCGCTGGTATTACGTCACCGTCACCATCGTGCCTCAACCATTAAGCGGTGACGCCGGCCAATACTATGCCTGTGCATGGAATCTTCTGCACCACGGGATATTTTCCTCCAGCAAGCCTGGCTCTCCATTAGTTGTACCCGATAATTATCGTGATCCGGCTTACCCTTTGTTCCTGGCGCTCTGGATAAAAGCACTGGGACCCGGCCGGATATCCTACGGGACCACACTGCTTTGCCAAGCCCTATTGGGCGCCGAGACGGTGGGGATTAGCATGCAGATCTGTCGGCGGTGGCTTTCAATCCGCTGGGCCGCTGCAGCTGGCCTGCTTATGGCAGTCTGGCCGCACAGCATCGCCACCAACGATTTCTTATTGACTGAGACGTTATCGGGTTTTCTCTGCGCGCTGGGTATACTTCTGTGGGTAAAAGCTTGCCAACACAAATCCCTTGGCAAGGCCCTGGCAAGCGGACTGACTCTTGGCATGGCGGCCTTGACTAATGCGGTACTACAACCTTTTGGTATTTTGCTGGCAATACTCATTGCATGGCGCGCACCGGCGTTACGCAAGACTTGCTTGATCCTTGCGCTAGCATCCGCCGCCCTGCCTCTCGCATGGGGGCTACGTAATGTGCACCTGCCCAATACTGACATCCACGCGTCATCCAAGGGGCGCGCCCTGCAAAACCTGATACAGGGCTCATGGCCGACCTATCACTCCGCATGGCGAACGTCAAAGCTCGGGAGCGAAGCAGCCAAGATTGAGGCAACAGCTGACCTAAACGCGATGAATGGAGAGTATGAGCAATTGCTAAGCTCACCACTTAAGGGCATCAAGGTGGTCATGCAACGCATGCAGCAACATCCCGTAACCTATCTCACTTGGTATTTGTTCAAAAAGCCTTATCAATTATGGGGCTGGGAGATTGAAATCGGGCAAGGCGATATATACCCGTATGCAGTTATCAACTCACCTTTCCAAGTCCATGTTGCCTGGATCGCATTAGCCGCCATTTGCCACGCCCTTAACCCTTGGCTGTTATGGCTCTCATTAGCTTGTTTACTCATGACTTGGCGGGAACAATGTGCGCGCGCCAATACTTCGCTGCCGTCCCTTTCGATTATCAGCGTGATCGCCTTGCTGGCCTTCGTAACGCTGATTTATTGCATCCTCCAGGCAGAACCCCGCTATGCGACACCCTTCCGCAACCTGGAAATCGCGCTTGCATTCACAACACTGGCAAATCTATCAGCCAGATGGAGCGCCTACCAGGGGACCCTACATAGGCAAAAGGCGCTGCACGAAACTCACTAA
- a CDS encoding alpha/beta hydrolase family protein — MKSLIAALLLVAAGASTAADTRNGTLVESHSPHPFDISDLVMMDRVSDPQLSADGRYAAFSVRSTDYLANKGVNALYVQNLGLAGEQSVRIVAKQVSSPRWSPDGHSLYYVAPAGDVAQLWRIDFPVGKRGLDLSAASVPVQVSHGPLDIDDYKLSPDGKKVLLSYAMFADCNDLACTKERLDGRAKDKSTGTLYNKLFVRHWDTWSDGRRNQLYIARFGVDGMLPIEPILLSKGIDGDIPSKPFGDDSEFAFSPDGNTVYFDVRIAGNDEPWSTNFDVFKVPADGSSVPQNLTAANKAWDAFPVPSPDGKTLYYLAMKTPGFEADRFGIMAMDLSTGTTREVDPSWDRSAGSMQVSADGKTLFVTADDEGQHPLFAVDAATGKVDKLVNDGSVSSYSVADKRILLARDDLKRPSDLYTASTNGGDLKQVTHFNEARLKNARMGDMQFFTFQGWNNETVQGYVVKPVNYKAGHKYPVAFIIHGGPQGAMNNDWSYRWNPQTYAGQGFAVVTINFHGSTGYGQAFTNAISGDWGGKPLEDIKRGWQAALDKYHFLDGDRACALGASYGGYMTYWIAGVWNKPWKCLVDHDGVFDARMMYYATDELWFEEHENGGPQFDVPERYEKFNPINHVKDWRVPMLVIHSGDDFRIPITQGLGAFTALQRQGVPSEFLTFPDENHWVLKPQNSVLWHETVNAWLKKWTAPDTASGRQ; from the coding sequence ATGAAATCTTTGATTGCAGCCTTGTTGCTGGTCGCGGCAGGTGCGTCCACTGCGGCGGACACCCGGAATGGCACGCTAGTGGAGAGTCATTCACCTCATCCTTTTGACATCAGCGATCTGGTGATGATGGATCGTGTTAGCGATCCGCAGCTTTCTGCGGATGGCAGGTATGCTGCTTTCAGCGTCCGCAGTACCGATTATTTGGCCAACAAGGGCGTCAACGCGCTCTACGTGCAGAACCTTGGTTTGGCGGGTGAGCAGTCAGTCAGGATAGTGGCGAAGCAGGTCTCTTCTCCGCGTTGGTCCCCGGATGGTCATAGCCTCTATTACGTAGCTCCGGCTGGCGATGTAGCCCAGTTATGGCGAATTGACTTTCCGGTGGGCAAGCGAGGCCTGGATCTTTCGGCCGCCTCGGTCCCGGTGCAAGTGAGTCATGGTCCCCTGGACATCGACGACTACAAGCTGTCGCCAGATGGCAAGAAAGTACTGCTCTCTTACGCAATGTTTGCCGACTGTAATGATTTGGCCTGTACCAAGGAGCGGCTGGATGGCCGTGCCAAGGACAAGTCCACTGGCACGCTTTATAACAAGCTATTCGTTCGGCATTGGGATACTTGGTCGGATGGCCGCCGTAATCAGCTTTATATCGCTCGGTTTGGGGTCGATGGCATGTTGCCGATTGAGCCGATTTTGCTCAGCAAGGGGATTGATGGCGATATCCCAAGCAAGCCGTTCGGCGATGACAGTGAGTTTGCCTTTTCTCCCGACGGTAATACGGTGTATTTCGATGTGCGCATCGCTGGAAACGATGAGCCGTGGTCGACCAATTTTGACGTGTTCAAGGTACCTGCCGACGGATCTTCTGTGCCACAAAACCTGACGGCTGCCAATAAAGCCTGGGATGCTTTCCCCGTGCCTTCGCCGGATGGAAAGACGCTTTACTACCTAGCCATGAAAACGCCAGGGTTCGAAGCGGATCGTTTCGGCATCATGGCTATGGACTTATCTACTGGAACGACTCGTGAAGTGGATCCATCCTGGGACCGTTCTGCAGGCAGTATGCAGGTCAGTGCCGATGGTAAAACGTTGTTCGTTACTGCGGACGATGAGGGGCAGCATCCGTTATTTGCAGTGGATGCGGCGACTGGGAAAGTGGATAAGCTGGTCAATGATGGTTCGGTAAGTTCCTACTCAGTAGCGGATAAGCGGATTCTGCTGGCGCGCGATGATCTCAAGCGTCCCTCCGATCTTTATACGGCATCCACGAATGGCGGCGATTTGAAGCAGGTGACACATTTCAACGAAGCGCGTCTGAAGAACGCCAGAATGGGCGATATGCAATTCTTTACGTTCCAAGGCTGGAACAACGAAACGGTGCAAGGCTATGTGGTGAAGCCGGTGAACTACAAGGCCGGTCACAAGTACCCGGTTGCTTTCATCATCCATGGCGGTCCACAAGGCGCGATGAACAACGACTGGAGCTATCGCTGGAATCCGCAGACATATGCGGGCCAGGGTTTCGCCGTTGTGACCATCAACTTTCATGGCTCCACTGGCTACGGCCAGGCCTTTACCAACGCCATCTCGGGCGATTGGGGTGGTAAGCCGCTGGAGGATATCAAGCGCGGCTGGCAGGCGGCGTTGGATAAGTACCATTTTCTGGATGGGGATCGTGCCTGCGCACTTGGCGCCAGCTATGGCGGCTACATGACCTACTGGATTGCCGGCGTGTGGAACAAGCCGTGGAAGTGCTTGGTCGATCATGACGGTGTATTTGATGCTCGCATGATGTACTACGCCACCGATGAACTATGGTTCGAAGAGCACGAGAACGGTGGTCCGCAATTCGACGTGCCGGAGAGGTACGAAAAGTTCAATCCGATTAATCATGTGAAGGATTGGCGCGTACCGATGCTGGTCATTCATTCAGGTGATGACTTCCGCATTCCGATTACCCAAGGCCTTGGTGCCTTCACTGCGCTGCAGCGTCAGGGTGTCCCAAGCGAATTCCTGACGTTCCCTGATGAAAATCATTGGGTGCTGAAGCCGCAGAACAGCGTGCTGTGGCACGAGACCGTCAATGCGTGGCTGAAAAAGTGGACGGCACCAGACACTGCATCTGGCAGGCAATAA